One stretch of Spirochaetales bacterium DNA includes these proteins:
- a CDS encoding isoamylase early set domain-containing protein — translation MNCSEWRAEFQRWTETVITGEQNDMVLPEKIAEHTSECAECSARLKSFLVLMKGTPLKRRPDPGLSGRVFSVIEESGRIKRHNPLRWLAVPLAASIIAALAVFLTFTLRGTEGQMVTIHLSLEAPYARSVSVVGDWNAWDPRANILHDPEGDGTWEIKLKLSSSRDYRYQFLIDGTYWIPDPDASLHVDDGFGGINSVLEI, via the coding sequence ATGAATTGCAGTGAGTGGCGTGCCGAGTTTCAGCGATGGACGGAAACGGTAATAACCGGCGAACAAAACGATATGGTTCTGCCGGAAAAAATCGCCGAGCATACCTCGGAATGCGCAGAGTGTTCCGCGCGGTTAAAAAGTTTTCTCGTCCTGATGAAGGGAACGCCGCTCAAGCGGCGGCCGGATCCGGGACTTTCGGGGCGGGTTTTTTCAGTTATCGAAGAAAGCGGACGAATCAAACGGCATAACCCGCTCAGGTGGCTCGCCGTTCCCCTCGCGGCATCGATCATCGCGGCCCTTGCCGTCTTTTTGACGTTTACCTTGAGGGGTACGGAAGGACAGATGGTCACCATCCACCTCTCACTCGAAGCGCCATACGCCAGAAGCGTTTCCGTTGTCGGGGACTGGAATGCCTGGGACCCGCGCGCGAATATCCTTCATGACCCCGAAGGCGACGGGACATGGGAGATAAAGCTGAAACTGTCCTCAAGCAGGGATTACCGCTATCAATTCCTGATTGACGGGACATACTGGATTCCCGACCCGGACGCGTCCCTTCATGTCGATGACGGCTTTGGCGGGATAAATTCGGTTCTTGAGATTTGA
- a CDS encoding DUF444 family protein encodes MIEDKINSNESEGVFNEFIEDQLEDLIENIINNGELERFGDKTSDIIVEMDDINPPTFVYEDSFGSGYGKGKGPGKQGDKIRFNLPYKRLMELIAEKLNLPNLVKEGQGKIKQISYTFKTFGPTGVILDKKRTFKRALRTSINTGYYDPAHDKYTVLIRRRDKRYKLPKREEKPRYRAVVFFMGDISYSTYGERLDLEKRLVNFIQSWIDFNYGPGNVDHRFFVHDVEAYEISAEDFYNVGNAGGTEAACVFDLIHQIAFNEYDIQTTNFYGFYFGDGELFGDDARKIGEIIDTKLRLLFNRIGIVEVKPSSLSQIKRELGERYSSDSIVRICDIHETHHTIKVIKELFGEQHAEYQSKF; translated from the coding sequence ATGATTGAAGATAAAATTAATTCCAATGAGTCGGAAGGTGTTTTCAACGAGTTTATCGAGGATCAACTCGAAGACCTTATCGAGAATATCATTAATAACGGCGAACTCGAACGTTTCGGAGATAAAACAAGCGATATTATCGTCGAAATGGACGATATAAACCCACCGACATTCGTGTATGAAGACAGTTTCGGCTCAGGATACGGGAAAGGTAAAGGACCGGGTAAACAGGGCGACAAAATACGCTTTAACCTTCCATACAAGCGTTTAATGGAACTGATCGCGGAAAAACTCAACCTTCCCAATCTGGTCAAGGAAGGACAGGGGAAAATCAAACAGATCTCCTATACCTTTAAAACCTTCGGGCCGACCGGCGTTATCCTCGATAAAAAACGTACATTCAAGCGGGCACTTCGCACCAGCATAAACACCGGGTACTACGACCCTGCCCACGATAAATACACCGTATTAATCAGAAGGCGCGACAAACGGTACAAGCTTCCAAAACGGGAAGAAAAGCCCCGCTACAGGGCCGTCGTCTTCTTTATGGGTGATATTTCATATTCGACCTACGGCGAACGCCTCGACCTCGAAAAACGTCTTGTCAATTTCATACAAAGCTGGATCGATTTCAATTACGGCCCGGGCAATGTCGATCACCGGTTTTTCGTTCATGATGTGGAGGCGTATGAAATAAGTGCCGAGGATTTTTACAATGTCGGTAACGCGGGGGGGACGGAGGCGGCCTGTGTCTTCGATCTCATTCATCAGATCGCGTTCAATGAATATGATATACAGACGACCAATTTTTACGGATTTTATTTTGGTGATGGTGAACTTTTCGGCGACGATGCGAGAAAAATCGGAGAAATTATCGATACAAAACTCCGATTATTGTTTAACCGGATCGGGATTGTCGAAGTGAAACCGAGTTCCCTGAGTCAGATCAAACGGGAACTGGGGGAACGCTATTCAAGCGACAGTATCGTACGGATATGCGATATTCACGAGACGCATCATACCATCAAGGTTATCAAGGAATTATTCGGGGAGCAGCATGCAGAATATCAGTCAAAATTCTGA
- a CDS encoding SpoVR family protein yields the protein MQNISQNSELNELYHIVMGLAKKLGRKLPEIRFFILDGLEFVSLLEKRVYPTSPLNIWEGKRMVTRKYRIKTGMESTLYYEVVQTGNPSYAYLNNSNSPMIQASVMAHVCGHCEFSEVNVLKDSNPDRTEYVMYLTRKVDLARSQMGEHQYLNYWNACESVLPLIAPHSQHNLDNSVDTETAMSKNIEQKDMEKEKEKTGFMPVSTTLSRLIQNTIKTDIFKEDAHKKKRKETLSRVGYTLKAPCQDILGFLRGFAPASKAERSILDYLYIVHIPHDFVLRTQIMNEGWAMYWEKKIMLELFKEKAVKGIIDYARIFSGVCFPRPYFMRNPYHLGYNLWNHIEGLYRDGKVCLEYTEEKDLEKKKNWKKVTDVDPVGEMEHLVATITDYEFLRRFLTPELIHSLHLNRLEKRYAEYLRLSDKDIYESDDTWVWLNPEPVREEMLRFYTHFGRPRIYIIDTDFQDGGLLLYHRDDKRELRKDWIKPTLRNLNIVWKNSIYLISRNTLYSYAADRYKETIITPLSFEEVSEKMYKGAKPFKLE from the coding sequence ATGCAGAATATCAGTCAAAATTCTGAACTCAATGAGTTATACCACATCGTCATGGGACTCGCAAAAAAGCTGGGTCGTAAGCTGCCGGAGATTCGCTTTTTTATTCTCGACGGCCTCGAGTTCGTCTCTCTGCTTGAAAAAAGGGTATATCCGACAAGTCCCCTCAATATCTGGGAGGGGAAAAGGATGGTGACGAGAAAATACCGTATCAAAACCGGCATGGAATCGACCCTTTACTATGAAGTGGTACAGACGGGTAATCCTTCCTATGCGTACCTTAACAACAGTAATTCTCCCATGATACAGGCCAGCGTTATGGCACATGTCTGCGGTCACTGTGAGTTCTCGGAAGTAAATGTTCTCAAAGATTCGAATCCCGACAGGACGGAATATGTCATGTACCTCACACGGAAAGTCGATCTCGCACGGTCACAAATGGGAGAACATCAGTATCTCAATTACTGGAATGCCTGTGAATCGGTATTACCGCTTATTGCACCACACTCACAGCACAACCTCGATAATTCGGTGGATACGGAAACGGCGATGAGCAAGAATATCGAACAAAAAGACATGGAAAAGGAGAAGGAGAAAACGGGTTTCATGCCGGTTTCCACCACCCTCTCACGCCTTATTCAAAATACGATTAAAACGGATATCTTTAAAGAAGACGCTCATAAAAAGAAACGTAAAGAAACATTGAGCAGGGTCGGTTATACATTGAAGGCTCCCTGTCAGGATATACTGGGATTTTTACGGGGTTTTGCCCCCGCGAGCAAAGCCGAACGGTCCATCCTCGATTACCTGTATATCGTCCATATCCCCCATGATTTTGTCCTTCGCACGCAGATCATGAACGAGGGGTGGGCGATGTACTGGGAAAAAAAGATCATGCTCGAACTATTCAAAGAGAAGGCGGTGAAGGGGATAATCGATTACGCGCGGATTTTTTCAGGGGTTTGTTTTCCACGGCCGTATTTCATGAGGAACCCCTATCATCTCGGGTATAACCTCTGGAATCATATCGAAGGACTATACCGGGACGGAAAGGTCTGCCTCGAATACACTGAAGAAAAAGATCTCGAGAAGAAAAAAAACTGGAAAAAGGTCACCGATGTCGATCCTGTCGGGGAAATGGAACACCTTGTCGCGACAATCACCGATTATGAGTTCCTCCGGAGATTTCTCACTCCGGAACTCATTCATTCGCTGCACCTGAATCGACTGGAAAAACGCTACGCGGAGTACCTGCGGTTGAGTGACAAGGATATCTATGAATCCGACGATACATGGGTATGGCTCAATCCGGAACCGGTCCGTGAGGAAATGCTCAGGTTTTATACTCATTTCGGAAGACCCCGCATCTATATTATCGATACCGATTTTCAGGACGGCGGTCTGCTTCTCTACCATAGAGACGATAAAAGAGAATTACGCAAGGACTGGATAAAACCCACCCTAAGAAATCTCAATATTGTATGGAAAAATTCCATTTACCTCATCTCCCGCAACACTCTCTACAGTTACGCGGCAGACAGGTACAAGGAAACGATCATCACCCCACTTTCATTCGAGGAAGTGTCGGAAAAAATGTATAAAGGCGCCAAGCCATTCAAGTTGGAGTGA
- a CDS encoding GGDEF domain-containing protein, with amino-acid sequence MSKKSVFIIKNNLSFINGILEMIAKKASFRLVSVDLDELLQDHNHEKTIKEGGQTNIFVVIESGWYEKNNKKLSRFFANVCNTTFSNYIYVHKDDKFLTDKEFILGKKNCWYFSEDMDEAGQAISFISYIANLFEKVIISARLTDYIIDSFKEAVYSEILVRKNKEIEHLNKELEKKNKIDYLTNLYNRKALYDFLDLERKRTLRDLWRLDAYVELSQAAYQGKVNIQFSENRPRGSLSEHFGVFSIMMIDIDNFKAVNDKYGHLVGDSVLKTLGELLLNESILRENDIAGRFGGEEFVIILPETNSEHALEPATRLAERFRNIAFITGEDQEEEFYVTLSIGISQYHEDDKTNDEIIHRADKALYYAKRHGKGKVIIYERVFDNGDEIPES; translated from the coding sequence ATGAGCAAGAAAAGCGTTTTTATCATCAAAAACAATCTTTCCTTCATAAATGGTATCCTCGAGATGATAGCCAAGAAGGCCTCTTTTCGACTCGTGTCTGTCGATCTCGATGAATTACTCCAGGACCATAACCATGAAAAAACGATTAAAGAAGGGGGGCAGACAAATATTTTTGTTGTCATTGAATCAGGATGGTATGAAAAAAACAATAAAAAACTATCCAGATTTTTTGCGAATGTATGCAATACCACTTTCTCAAATTATATATATGTGCATAAAGACGATAAATTTCTCACTGATAAAGAGTTTATTCTTGGAAAAAAGAATTGTTGGTATTTCTCGGAAGATATGGATGAAGCGGGCCAGGCAATCTCCTTCATAAGCTATATCGCCAATCTTTTTGAGAAAGTCATTATTTCCGCGCGTTTGACCGATTATATTATCGATTCATTCAAGGAAGCGGTTTATTCCGAAATCCTGGTCCGAAAAAACAAGGAGATCGAACACCTTAACAAGGAACTCGAAAAAAAGAATAAAATCGATTACCTGACAAATCTTTATAACAGAAAAGCACTCTATGATTTCCTCGACCTCGAAAGAAAGAGAACATTACGCGACCTCTGGAGACTCGATGCGTATGTGGAGCTTTCCCAGGCGGCATATCAGGGGAAAGTGAATATACAATTCAGTGAGAACAGACCTCGGGGATCTTTGAGCGAACACTTCGGCGTTTTTTCGATTATGATGATCGATATCGATAATTTCAAAGCCGTGAACGATAAATACGGCCATCTCGTCGGAGACAGCGTTCTCAAGACATTGGGCGAACTCCTGCTCAATGAAAGCATTTTGAGGGAGAATGATATCGCGGGAAGATTCGGCGGTGAAGAGTTCGTCATCATACTGCCGGAAACAAATTCCGAACACGCCCTTGAACCGGCGACACGACTCGCCGAACGGTTCAGGAATATCGCGTTCATTACCGGTGAAGATCAGGAAGAAGAGTTTTATGTTACCCTTTCAATCGGTATTTCCCAATATCACGAGGATGACAAAACAAATGACGAGATCATCCATCGTGCGGACAAAGCCCTCTATTACGCAAAAAGGCACGGTAAGGGTAAAGTGATTATTTACGAACGGGTCTTTGACAACGGGGATGAAATCCCGGAATCTTGA
- a CDS encoding MFS transporter, whose product MIQTEKYQEIKMRVLYWVVFTAFGAWIPFSSLYFKQVLVTQDGSPAVYLIGLIMAIQPFLGIFSNPIAGFLSDKFKIGQRLLFLCSLLTAIGALFISIPGFPLFRGWLIEQKYPAIGVGIIIMGLFVPPIIPVLNTEMLNFLHNNNRDPRFYGTYRAMGTISWIVTTILTGLFLGLTGLVNLPPLIYAAGLLILAVITLRGIKAKVEKVSIPWHYLAGDTLFIKFLIFSFFQGFGLLSGMYFTSYFLDDINLPYLFIGMAWAISAIPEVPVMFLSRHISRRIGNRMMVIAGTGFLTLKFILLVAVAPLRLPYLSMLAMSLHGIGYGLQFNGMIHLIDGYAHKDLRATYMNIFNIVGISLASACGNMFGAFIIEKLDSTRMLAVNAGIVILSIVYFVFFVEERDQRIDKGHDSDNNSR is encoded by the coding sequence ATGATCCAAACAGAAAAGTATCAGGAAATCAAAATGAGAGTTCTCTACTGGGTCGTGTTTACCGCATTCGGGGCATGGATCCCGTTTTCGAGCCTTTACTTCAAACAGGTTCTCGTTACACAGGACGGTTCTCCCGCAGTTTATCTTATCGGTCTCATCATGGCTATCCAGCCGTTTCTCGGTATTTTTTCAAATCCCATAGCGGGGTTTCTTTCGGACAAGTTTAAAATAGGACAACGGTTGCTTTTTCTTTGTTCGTTATTGACTGCAATCGGCGCTCTCTTCATCAGTATTCCCGGTTTTCCACTTTTCAGGGGCTGGTTAATCGAACAGAAATATCCGGCTATCGGTGTCGGGATCATTATAATGGGTTTGTTTGTCCCGCCGATCATCCCGGTTCTGAACACGGAAATGCTCAATTTTCTGCATAACAATAATCGCGATCCGAGATTTTACGGAACCTACAGGGCGATGGGAACCATTTCATGGATCGTTACAACGATTCTTACCGGCTTGTTTCTGGGGTTAACAGGCCTTGTAAATCTACCGCCCCTTATTTATGCCGCCGGCCTTCTTATTCTGGCAGTAATAACACTCCGTGGAATAAAGGCAAAGGTTGAGAAAGTATCGATCCCCTGGCACTACCTTGCCGGCGACACATTGTTTATCAAATTCCTGATTTTCAGCTTTTTTCAGGGATTCGGACTTTTAAGCGGCATGTACTTTACTTCCTACTTCCTGGATGATATAAACCTCCCGTATCTTTTTATCGGAATGGCCTGGGCGATTTCCGCAATACCCGAAGTTCCCGTGATGTTTCTTTCACGCCATATATCACGGCGAATCGGAAACCGCATGATGGTGATCGCCGGAACAGGTTTTCTCACACTGAAGTTCATTCTTCTCGTGGCCGTCGCCCCCCTCAGGTTGCCGTACCTATCAATGCTGGCAATGTCATTGCACGGTATCGGATACGGGCTGCAGTTCAACGGCATGATACATCTTATCGACGGCTACGCACACAAAGACCTCCGGGCGACCTACATGAATATTTTTAATATCGTCGGGATAAGCCTTGCATCGGCATGCGGAAACATGTTCGGGGCGTTCATCATCGAAAAGCTGGACAGCACCCGGATGCTCGCCGTCAACGCCGGTATCGTCATTCTATCGATCGTCTATTTTGTTTTTTTCGTGGAAGAACGGGATCAAAGGATCGATAAGGGACATGATTCCGACAATAATTCCCGATAA